The following are from one region of the Oreochromis aureus strain Israel breed Guangdong linkage group 1, ZZ_aureus, whole genome shotgun sequence genome:
- the anp32a gene encoding acidic leucine-rich nuclear phosphoprotein 32 family member A isoform X1, with product MDMKKRIHLELRNRTPSDVKELVLDNCRSNEGKIEGLTDEFEELEFLSTINVGLTTVAHLPKLNKLKKLELSDNRISGGLEVLAEKCPNLTHLNLSGNKIKDLSTIEPLKELGTLKSLDLFNCEVTNLNEYRDNVFKLLPQLTYLDGYDKDDKEAPDSDAEVYAEGLDDDEEDEDDVDDEEYDEDAAPGDEEEEEGEDEEEENEEEEEEDLSGEEEEEDDLNDREVDDEDDEEEERGQKRKRDLDEEGEEDDDD from the exons ATGGACATGAAGAAAAGAATTCACCTAGAGTTGCGGAACCGCACTCCGTCAGAC GTCAAAGAACTAGTGCTAGACAACTGTCGCTCAAATGAAGGCAAGATCGAGGGTCTAACAGACGAGTTTGAGGAGCTGGAGTTTCTAAGCACAATCAATGTTGGTCTGACGACAGTTGCCCACTTGCCGAAGctaaataaactcaaaaag CTTGAACTCAGCGATAACAGGATCTCAGGAGGGTTGGAAGTTCTGGCGGAGAAGTGCCCCAACCTCACACATCTAAACCTCAGTGGCAACAAGATTAAAGACCTCAGCACAATAGAACCACTG AAAGAACTGGGGACCCTGAAAAGCCTAGATCTGTTTAACTGTGAAGTGACAAACCTGAACGAATACAGAGACAACGTGTTCAAGCTATTACCCCAGCTCACGTACCTGGATGGGTACGACAAAGATGACAAAGAGGCACCCGATTCTGATGCTGAGGTCTATGCAGAGGGCTTGGACGATGATGAGGAAGATGAAGATG ATGTAGATGATGAGGAGTATGATGAAGATGCAGCACCgggagatgaggaggaggaggaaggagaggacgaggaagaggagaatgaagaagaagaagaggaagacctcagtgGAGAG gaggaagaggaggatgatTTGAATGACAGAGAGGTTGAcgatgaagatgatgaag aAGAAGAGCGAGGTCAGAAGAGAAAAAGGGACCTGGATGAAGAAGGGGAGGAAGATGATGACGATTGA
- the anp32a gene encoding acidic leucine-rich nuclear phosphoprotein 32 family member A isoform X2: MDMKKRIHLELRNRTPSDVKELVLDNCRSNEGKIEGLTDEFEELEFLSTINVGLTTVAHLPKLNKLKKLELSDNRISGGLEVLAEKCPNLTHLNLSGNKIKDLSTIEPLKELGTLKSLDLFNCEVTNLNEYRDNVFKLLPQLTYLDGYDKDDKEAPDSDAEVYAEGLDDDEEDEDDVDDEEYDEDAAPGDEEEEEGEDEEEENEEEEEEDLSGEEEEEDDLNDREVDDEDDEEERGQKRKRDLDEEGEEDDDD, translated from the exons ATGGACATGAAGAAAAGAATTCACCTAGAGTTGCGGAACCGCACTCCGTCAGAC GTCAAAGAACTAGTGCTAGACAACTGTCGCTCAAATGAAGGCAAGATCGAGGGTCTAACAGACGAGTTTGAGGAGCTGGAGTTTCTAAGCACAATCAATGTTGGTCTGACGACAGTTGCCCACTTGCCGAAGctaaataaactcaaaaag CTTGAACTCAGCGATAACAGGATCTCAGGAGGGTTGGAAGTTCTGGCGGAGAAGTGCCCCAACCTCACACATCTAAACCTCAGTGGCAACAAGATTAAAGACCTCAGCACAATAGAACCACTG AAAGAACTGGGGACCCTGAAAAGCCTAGATCTGTTTAACTGTGAAGTGACAAACCTGAACGAATACAGAGACAACGTGTTCAAGCTATTACCCCAGCTCACGTACCTGGATGGGTACGACAAAGATGACAAAGAGGCACCCGATTCTGATGCTGAGGTCTATGCAGAGGGCTTGGACGATGATGAGGAAGATGAAGATG ATGTAGATGATGAGGAGTATGATGAAGATGCAGCACCgggagatgaggaggaggaggaaggagaggacgaggaagaggagaatgaagaagaagaagaggaagacctcagtgGAGAG gaggaagaggaggatgatTTGAATGACAGAGAGGTTGAcgatgaagatgatgaag AAGAGCGAGGTCAGAAGAGAAAAAGGGACCTGGATGAAGAAGGGGAGGAAGATGATGACGATTGA
- the LOC120434672 gene encoding RNA-binding protein 33-like — MQHMQQNLDPQEGTSSAAVHPKQQNPNPRGKNKAPNGGTPSHAAKQKGANKKKMQKNANPNPRAKNPGPNRGPWPHQPNAHFKPNNGPGQHWQNPRFLPKQGPVPHQPHPHHNTNDGPSQPQPHLTPNDGSRPYSETDELGALRFHLQEAQNMCKTNFYKMTAANHKAAAAKTQNDWVRFQLQCCRGNAQKTILELQTQLEESRRKTPEEKFTPEVSEAPAEDSNTAVTAAELSVDASTQTAEAPHTDSTDVKTDREAELEIQCKKQQEEIEQLREQLLKTQKNLEEEVAKREDQEQRANCELAELRDKLSTSEALCEKTDLKAQNLKEELEKTKASHLEIMEKQNLGNTTICNQLKQTEEEKISLLEFLQYLQEKIEKQEDQSNVASPENSPAQNETLQENQPEKEEASATKPESPEAREGKVPKEKPEKKKKRNWFFRLFT; from the exons ATGCAGCATATGCAGCAAAACCTTGATCCCCAGGAAGGGACCTCATCTGCCGCTGTTCACCCTAAGCAGCAAAACCCAAACCCAAGAGGGAAAAACAAGGCACCAAATGGGGGGACTCCATCTCATGCTGCCAAACAAAAGGGTGCAAACAAGAAGAAGATGCAGAAAAATGCAAACCCAAACCCCAGAGCCAAAAACCCTGGACCCAATCGAG GGCCTTGGCCACATCAGCCCAATGCCCACTTTAAACCCAATAATGGGCCTGGGCAACATTGGCAAAATCCACGGTTTTTGCCAAAACAAGGGCCTGTGCCACATCAGCCCCATCCTCACCATAACACCAACGATGGGCCATCTCAGCCACAGCCTCACTTAACACCAAATGATGGCAGTCGTCCATACAGTGAGACTGATGAACTGGGTGCGCTGAGATTCCACCTGCAGGAGGCTCAGAACATGTGCAAAACCAATTTTTATAAAATGACAGCTGCAAACCACAAAGCTGCTGCAGCTAAAACTCAGAATGATTGGGTTCGCTTTCAGCTACAGTGCTGCAGAGGAAATGCTCAAAAAACCATCCTTGAGCTCCAAACACAGCTGGAAGAGTCTCGTAGAAAGACACCCGAGGAGAAGTTCACCCCTGAGGTGAGTGAGGCTCCTGCTGAAGACAGCAACACAGCTGTCACAGCTGCAGAGCTGAGTGTGGACGCTTCAACACAAACTGCAGAAGCTCCACACACAGACTCTACAGATGTGAAAACCGATCGAGAAGCTGAGTTGGAGATCCAGTGCAAAAAACAGCAAGAAGAGATCGAACAACTCCGTGAGCAGCTCCTCAAAACTCAAAAGAATCTAGAAGAGGAAGTTGCAAAGCGTGAAGATCAGGAACAAAGAGCCAACTGTGAGCTCGCTGAGCTGAGAGACAAACTCAGCACCAGTGAGGCTCTTTGTGAAAAAACTGATTTGAAGGCGCAAAACTTAAAAGAAGAGCTGGAGAAAACCAAAGCTTCCCACCTGGAAATCATGGAGAAGCAAAACCTGGGGAACACAACAATCTGCAACCAACTCaagcaaacagaagaagaaaagatcTCACTTCTGGAGTTTTTGCAGTATCTGCAAGAGAAAATAGAAAAGCAAGAAGACCAGTCCAATGTTGCCAGTCCTGAAAATTCTCCAGCCCAAAACGAGACACTCCAGGAGAATCAGCCAGAAAAAGAGGAGGCCAGCGCTACCAAACCAGAAAGTCCAGAGGCCCGAGAAGGCAAAGTGCCAAAAGAAAaaccagaaaagaaaaagaagcgcAACTGGTTTTTCAGACTATTCACTTAA